CACATAGTATTTGATTAACTTCTGCTAAGTAATCAGCAAAAGTCTTGCCTAACTTTTCTTGGAGACATTACTTTCAGAACAAATTCCATCTaaaatgaaaggtaaaaaaaaaaaaaaaaaaaagaaaatcgAAGAACATCCTGttcaaagtaaatgaaatatgaaataatctGCTTACCGTGAGAAGTTTGGTTGTAATTCCAGCATCTACCACAGCCTTGTGCATAGCACGCAAAGTCTCCAACTCCGGAGCAGCAATAAACACTACATAGGGCATGAATTCTGAAGTCCTCAGTATTTTCAGGGCctagaagcaaagaaaaaggaaaaaaacaccctaaGTTTGAGAATGACTCACCACATGTCCCCATTACTTAAGGGGCGCTGCAAAACTAGTCTGTTACAATGGGCAGAAACACATAAGTGAAGattcttatttctattttagaaaCTCCTACACTGCCTTTTGAAACGCTCAACATCATTCTTTCCTTGGCTAAGAAGATTATTTACTACTCTGCAAGACTCCTCTTCCATGCAGAATctaagttgctttttttccatctttctaaCTCATTCCAACTACGTGCCACAAATGCAGGAATCCAGTTGATATTATAATCGTTGAACCAGATAAGAAGCCTTCAAATTTAAAGGCATATCTCTTCAACATTATACTCCTACACTTGTGGTTTAacattataaattatatacCTGTGGATTCACGTCCAAGATGCAAGTCCTTCCTGTCTGAACAACTTCCAGGATGGAATCAATTTTGGTGCCATAAAGATTTCCTTCATATTCTCCATGCTCTAAATATCTGCCAGCTTTAATATCCATCTCCATCTCAGCTCGTGACACAAATCTGTATGCCTGCCCATCCTTTTCATCATCCCTTGGCTTTCGTGAAGtaactaaacaaaaaatataaaatataaattgaatgttttctttttatgtttgaaatacaaatataagaCTGGACTGCCTATTAAGTTAGGGAGAGTATAATACACGTTAATATACAATTATAATTGTTCCATATACAGATTAGTTACTTATTCTAGTGTAAGTTTCAAAACTGAGCACAGCCCCTCCTGTTCCCTTTATTTCTAGTCTTTGCTGTATGTTGCTTACCCATCCATTTGCTTATTTCCTTTGTATTACTCCTTCACACCATATACAATACTCATTCATGTcatctttttaattattcacttagtaaaataattatttaagtGACTTGGAAATCAAAGGGAAATTTAACTCTCAAATGCCAAatgtacttctgaaaataactgaGCACAAATCAAGATCCGCCCTGCCCCCCAAACCTGAGCACATACTTTGCTCACTGTATTTGCCCTGTTATTCAGGGTAGAACTACCTGAGCtagctataaagaaaattagcttAAGTATCAGAAGAAGCCCAGCCACCATAGCAGAATGTTAGTGGAGGCCAGCTAATGCTGCTTTCCAGGACAACTTACCCtttaaagcaaagtaaattCACTGCAGAGAGATTAAAGCCAATATTTAAGTAAAACATGAGCAGCCATCTTGGATATTGGCTACACTGTGCAGTACAGACATTATTTAagcaagaaagggaaaacaaaataaaacaaaataaaacaaaacaaaataacagattATTACTGACTTTGCTGTCCTATCACCATATTACCTGCCCACTACTTGCATTTAATTAGGTTTGAACTCTAGAATATATTAAACATAACAGTGAATGGATCCCTTTGGTAATACTTGTATCACCACTTGGTGCCATATCACCACTTGGTGAGGAGAATAATAATGTAGCTAGGGTGGACTTCTCTGGTCAGCAGTCAAACAGGAGggcacagttaaaaaaaaaaaaaaaaagaccttgtGAATGAGCAAAGTAACCATCTTGAAGGAAGGCACGAAAACAGTACTTCAGTAAGGGAGGGTTTTTTCTGAAGTTgatagggagaaaaaaggaaagatcatGGGCTTGAGGCTAGATGTAGTGAAACATCAGACTATCATACAAATCTTGGAGATCACAAACACTTCCGTTTTATTGGAAGTTTGTTGCTTTTCCCTATATTTCTAATACTAAAGTAACAATTTATGATGCCTACGGTGCTTctacagatggaaaaataaacgGCAGACCTGAGAAACTCCACTAGCTATTCATTACAAAAGACTACTAGGAACTTCTACAATCCCCTCAGTAACTGATGGTGATTGACACTGAAGAAACCTAACAGCCTGAAATACTGCACatacaaaaattgtttttctgcagcatcaGTAACATTTAACTGTtagttacaaatattttcactgtCATCGTATGTTAGTCTAGTTGTCTGGGAAGATGAAGAACCTTTTGTTTTCCCACTCTATACAATTTTTATACTCTGACAAAATTACTCCTACCCTGAATCACTGGGATAAACATCAGGTATTTGCCAGGTAATCAGAGACTCAAAGTATGATATTACAATAGGAATGCTGACAACTTACATGGCACCGTAGTTCCAAACCTAGTAGGATTCAGTACTATAAACCTGTTCTTCAAACTTCTTCGCCCCACTCCTTGGGCCCCAATTAAGACCAgtgttttcctctgaaaaggAGGCATTTTGGCTACTTCCTCATAGATCTGGATTTCATGACGATCAAATTCTACATTGAGAAGTGTACAAAAAATAGTTAATGCACAGTCagtactgtaagaaaaaaaattaagcagtcCTGCTATATATCAACAGACCACATATGAATATAAATAGTACTCAAAGGGCATTGAAGTCTGATACAAGCTTTCTTGCTTTAAATTGGTATGGGAATAAAACAGTTACCCCTTCATGGACAGCATAAGGTCAGATTATTACCTTTACTTCCAAGGAGAAAATTCGAGATTGATCAGAATGGGAAAACTGTGATTAACAATTAGTGAGTTTTCACAGAATCccagaatggttgaggttggaaggtacctctggaggtcatctgatccaacccccctgctcaacCAGGGTCACCTGGAGATGattgctcaggaccatgtccagatggctgTTGAATATCTTCAAGGAGAGatactccacaacctctctgggcaaactgcaccagtgctcagtcacgctcacagtggaaaaagtgtttcctgatgttcagagggaacctcctctGTTGTTGCTTGTTGCCTCTGCTCCTGTCACTGGGGTcctctgaaaagagcctggctccatcctctttgcaccctcccttcaagtatttatacacattgatgagatcccccctgagtcttctcttctcGGGGGTGAactgtcccagctctctcagcctttcctcacaggagagatgctccagtcccttcatcatcttcatatGTTCGTAtctctcttgcactggggagGAGCCCAGGACACCTCAGGTTTGGCcccaccagtgctgagtagaggggaagaatcacattcctcaacctgctggccacaaagctttcacttttttttcctcttttaacacAAAGTTCTTCTCTGACTTCCACCTACCAAAAGACGTACTCAGCACAACCATATCTTCACTGGTCACTATTGCttttaaaccacaaaaactATCTGATCTATCAAATTTATAATCCAATATTTTACTGCAAATCTTTCACCTTTGGATACACTAGACTCTCCAAGTTTAGAAGCCTAGAGAACTTTGATTCATATGTAATTTTAAGAGATACCTGCATTTCTTGTAGTGAGATacatcatctttttcttttttttgctgcttattGTTCCGCAGAAAGGccctagaaataaaaattgaaacaaactCATCATTTTTGTTAAAAGTGTTTTTCCAAAGCTTATTTACATGAACATATGCAAGTTTAGATTAATTACATTTACAAGGACTATTTTAGAACTTTATATATTCTAGGGCAGGAAATGACATCTATTTTCATACACATCAAATGGTATAGTAAGAACCGAACatagagaaaaaattaatttttctagaCAGCTTTGtataaagcagcagaaaaatccatcaaacatgtttaatttattaactTTCAGTGCATactataaaaacataattaaaaaaaaaagagctaattCTTATGCCTTTCCCACCTCATTTAGCTTTTCCTGAGCAGGTAGCAAAACTAATTCCTGTGTCTATGAAGACTAAAGATAGACTTTTGGCTTTGTCCTTCAGTCAAAgccaaaatataataattagCATTCACAATTTTCTGTGTATTCTCACACAGCGGTCTTCTAGTATCTATgaaggcaggaaaagcaaaacaaatggagTCAGAGCAAAATCTATTCCTGAAATTCATTAAATCTCACCTGAGTTGTCCCAGTCCCTCCTAACAAAggcctttctcttctcttccaggaACTGGCTAGGAATAAGCCCTGCACTTCCTCCTTCTTTGACATGACTagcctggaaaaataaaaaataaaaatcataggTAACTTGTGAGAAGCATTTTTCTCATCGACATGGTATTGACTGACTTTCACACTGCCAGAGTTCCTCAATGGTGAGTATTGACACATTTACTACTGAGACTTGGAAATTCAAACTCAGATGTGGATATTAAAACTCTGTCTTACAATAACAGTGTCTTGCCATTGAGTATTAAAATCAGGAAACTTAAATAAAAGATACAAGTTTCATTACTGGTTCCCATGAAGTTAGTAAGCTCCTATAGCTATAAACTTTTGGCATCAAAATCCTAAATGGAATTCTGTGGCTCCATACATTGAACTCTCAAGTGACAAAACTCAAGACTTTCTAGTACACAAGTACCCTTATTTTGTATGCTTGAGCTGCTCCAAACAGGTTCCAGTGCAGCTTATTAACTCCCATTTCACAAACAGTGAATACCTAATCATTCCTTCAAGCTTTTTGCACTAAGTAACTACAGATTTAAAATCTCAGTAACTTAAGTATTTCTGGTAATGAACGTTTGGCTAAGATTCtccataaaataatttcatggcAAGCTCAAATCTCAGCAAGCTtaacacatacaaacacatagTTAGAAAATGTTacacttttcttctccataaCTGGTTGGCCTGTCTCTTGCTAACAGgaactgtttgtttttcaactTGTATGCTTTTACCTATGACTAACTGATTTTTTACAGTTAGCAAGTTTTCAGTAGCAGTCTAGCATTTCTAGAAAGCACACGGAAAAACTAACTTTATTTCCCAGTGCCGTGATCTGCATAGCAATACTTGCAACACACTATGCTGgtttaatgcatttcatttttgccaCTGATCGAGTGTATAAGATTTAAGATTTATTAATCCTGGACTCCCACAAGTTACAAGCTGGAGAATTTGAAAAGCAATACAGAAGACAGCATGTAAGCTAAATGTCAAACTACTCCAGGGTTTTGGAGTGTCTAACTTCTGAAACTAATTAACTTGGCAGTAATAAATTTTCTGCCTTCCCTCACACTTTTTATTCACCTTCTTTCTGTTATTACTGTCACTGACAAGCAACAGAATTCAGCAACAGATGTTGAtgtatattcaaatatttttgttgcttttaaagaagTCATACATATATTGCTCTTAAGTAACGTTTGGCTCACTATTGCTTGTTACTTAGCAAAGGGTTAGCAATTTAGGGGTGGAAAGGGAAATTAATAATGCTAAACTCTTTGCCTAGATTGCCACTGCCACTTGCAATTTTGAGTATCTCCGTTGAGAAAAGTGTCTTAAAGGTTCATTCGTCCCATTTTCAAAGGCACTGATGATGTTTAATTGTGTGTATAGtgtcttgaaaaaataaaaatagtataaaCACTGGATTACGTTTCTACTGAAGGACTGAATGTAGAAATACAACCTTAAAGCAGGATGAACTGTTAATATTTGAAATAGCGCCAAACACTTTGATTATGAACATGCATGTAACAGCTCACAAGACACTGACCACCACTGTGGAAATAAAAGATACAGCTTCTCCAAATAGCTATTCTCACCCCTCTTCAAATCCACAGGGTtaatttccctctctctcctcaaCTCTGAGCACTCAGGAAGGGGTCCACTTCTTCCACAGTCGCTGTCAGGGAAGGCTTACCACAGTTAACATAGTCAACCTAAGACTTTCTGCTAGAAATTATCCGCTTAAACTTATTTTGGAATGTCTAGGCTTACGATACAAgaacaaagacaaataaatagTAGTAATAGCAAAATGAGTGTTACATATACAATTTATACCATTGAATTTTTTCTAGTTCAATTTCAATTACTAATATCTTGATATTAGCTTGAAATTGGATtgcagtataaatattttttcttttatctacTGTTAAATGGAAGTAGATCATAATTTAAAGAGTTTGTTATTAAGGCAACTAGTgaagcttttcagtttttattttattttttaaatctttttaccAACCTGCCACCAATTTGGATCTTCCCGGTTTACAATCTGAAGAATTTCTCCTTTAGAAAATTTCAAACCTGCTTCTTTGCATGGGATGAGGTTGTCATTATATGGATTATAATCAAAATGACACTTCACAAAAACCTGAAATGTATAAAAATTTACAAAGCTTAAACATTATGAAATACATTCTTACTAATTTATCTGTCAAACTGAAGTAATGTCTTTACTTACAGCATAAAAAGTTTGACATGAAAAGTTTGACAAGTTGCATTTGGCAAGTGAAATACGATCTATGGAAAAAACTTACATATACCAGTTGAGAGAGTACAAATAATCAGCAGTGCAAACCTTGGCTGAAGGAGCttcatgataaaaataaaaaaacagctgTTCTTTTGGACAATGTATTACAAAACactcatttttgcatttcagtataTACAACTCAATTAGTATTCTGactttaaattacttaaaaatataaaaaattctCAGAATGTGAGCACTGTATTCAAGGCTGGTGGAATCTTAAGAATTAATTTTGCCATGAACTcgatgttttaaaacaaacaagatatGCAACTGCTTAAGATTCAGATATGCGACTGCTTAAGATTCAAATTTGATGCAGGGGAAGAAACAGTAAGTTGCATCAGTAGACTGGAAACATCTTTGACTTTTTCTACCAGGTTGGGGAGCAAAGGAAGCAGTGCGCCTGCCTCAAAATCAGCACATTCCCTCAGCATCTATTCAATGTAAGCACAGTCTATTACAGTCACAAGCATTAAGATCCACTGCCTGAAGGAGTGTTTTACAAGATGTTTCAAATGCACTGATTTAGAGCAACAAGTTACTTCTGGAGTGGGGAAATCGACAGCCGACAGCAACCACAAAAGGATAAGGAATAGCCACCATCCAAGTTCCTACTTAAATCAACAAGTTCAAGCTCATCTGTTGAATTAAATATGTTTCTGAATCCTATGAAACAGATTATTCAGACACTGATCATGTTATAAACACATGCGGTTCACTGCAGTTTGGTGTGATTGTGGCTACGTCATCAGAGGTCACTGGATGTCAAAGAAACGTGCTTTATATGTGGTATACAAATGCTTATCAATCTTAGATACTACTTAGAATTTTTCAGGCAGGCATATTAGGTGTGGTATTAATCTACTGAATAAACCCATTTCCAAAATGTACTTAAAGGTGAATACAGGTATCAACATTTTAGCCTTCCTGCTagcattaaatacagaaaataatcaaaatatgTCTAATCCAAAATCTTAGAATAATCTTATGCAATACAGTACCAAGCAGAAGTCTTTTTGACAGAATTGTCGAAATGTACTACTGACCTGTTGAGGAATAACAGTGTCTCTGTAGCTGGGGAGAATCTTCAGAGTCACACTGCCActaatatttttcagcagttcCTGCAATTCTTTTGGATTGTTTCCAACCTCATGGCCATTCACCTCTTTAATAATGTCACCTACATGCAGAAGACCTTGTCGATCTATCATTCCACCATGAAGAATTCGTGCTATTACCAGATCATTGTTCTCAACTCTAAACGTAACACCCTGAAAGAGGTATGCGACACCATTGTTTgaatttcaatttcattttaccATTATCTCAAGCAAAAATATACAGCTATGGGATATTCTTTCTACCCCAATGAAGAGAGACACTAATAGTTACAGTATAAGAGTTCCTAATACACAGATAAGTGTCAGGTGACACAAAAGTGCTTTCAGACAAGGTTTTCATACAACTGAACAATGACTGTATTGTTCTTGATTGCATGAAATCCTGTCATTTTGTATCAGGACCAAACATGTTGTGTTAGTCAGTTATGCTAGCAAGTCATTCAGCCTAGTGACTGCCTATTCACTATCCCATAATTTCTTAAACAGAACAGGATGGAGAACACACAAATATATTCTTGTTTCAATCTCTCAATACTGATCCTATCACCCATTAAATTACACAACATAATaatggaaagaattaaaacttAATGCAAGAAATGGGGCACACGCAAACACTCTCACtcacactttaaaataaagacatacTCATCTTCAATTACTTACCAGTGGTTCTCCTGCTCTTTTGTGAATTCCAAGAATACGAATAGCATCTACTGGAACAATCTGGTTGTTCACCGAAGCATTATTGACTTCTGGGCTAGAAGGAGGGGAATCGTAACATTTTGAAGCCACAATATCATGGGCTTCCAAGAGTGactgtaaagaaacagaaaaagccttttttaaatcatgaaaTAATCATTTGCAAAAGGATTTAGTGCTGAATAACCACTGAAACTGCCCTTTTGGGACCAGATCTTAAAACTATTACTTCACATGGAATGGAGCAAAAATTCACTTCTGTGTTTGTATGAAATACAAGTACTCACATGGCCTGAAAAGCCTACTGTCTTAGCAAATATGCCCTCTTTTGTAAATACAAATGCTTCTTCTGAAGGAAGTATAGCGGAAATGTAATGAATTTGGGAGGAATATGTGAACTTGCAgggaagaagatggaaaaaggagTACCTAAAATAGTCTTTCACCTAATGAGACAGTATCTGAGCAAATGTTTAAAGTAAACGAACAAccctctgcaaaaaaaaaaatgaagataactCATCATTAGATACTTGTGTctaatgtaataaaattttCCTCCACAGTAATTTGGAAGTAACTGTAAATTAAAGATAATTACAGGTATGCAAGGATTTCTAGCAATTTGCAGAACGAGTGCTTTCTGCTTGCATGAAGTCAAGGCAGAATTCTAGCACCAAATTAATCCAAGTTGACAGAATTCACTTTTTGGAAGGCAAGAGCTCAGACCTTACACTTAATGGTGTTTTCACCAGCCCACATACGCAAgtacaaatgaaaaggaagagatcCAAATAAATATAATCATCTTTGGAAGACAATGCAATTTAGACTTGATTTTCTCATAAAAGATACTTCAGGATTTAAAGAAAGTATTTATAAGACAACACATAGAGGTAAAACAAGATCAAACTTGTGAAATTAAGACAGTGAAGACTTTCTGTcttaaagaggaaaagggacACCATATAACCACCATATATGGTAGTTCAAGATAAAGCATCCTGCAGTACAGAGTCTTACTGACATgtacaggaagaggaaaagaagcaagTAGAGGAGATGCCTACTAGGCCTCAAACAACATAGCTTTGTTTCAAACAGTGACCTGATGAGCAATGCTCTTAAGTTAGATCTCCAACTGGTGTCAAATAAGTACCTAAAGAGAAGACATTGAGGACAGAACATCATAGGGACTATCACTGCTAGTGACATGCACATGCCAGAGGAAGAGAGCAAACTACTAGAAAGTAGAGTTGATGAGCAGGTGACATTTAAGCAAATTTTACAATTTTGCTATGCAGTCTGCTCCATCCTTCTCTAAGTCACCTCCAACCTAAAAGTTGTGCAACCATATTAGTTTAGTGCTAAGCTCAACATGCAAGCCCTCAAAGTGTCACAAACCTGAACAGTCATTTTAATCTGCCCATTACATGATGACCCTGTTAATATTTCAACTTGAGGTTAGAAGGAGGTACTAATTCACTGATTCTGTCCCTGCCATTAAGACTGTAAAGACAGCTGCTTATTGTGGCTGCTCTGATACTGTGGACAGAAaccaaatcaaattaaatagtaaaaacaatcatttatttaaatcaagCAGCTGTCTGATGGTAGCAATTTCCAATTCTTCATTATCCAAGGCACATCCAATCCAGAAATCAGGAGAACAGATCTCTGTTTCCCAATGTTTGCAAACAACATTTTTGGATCTTTCtacatttccaaaatgaaatcaaCTAGTATCAACAACACATTTTAACACATGACCATTGACAAAACCAGGTAGATGCACCAGCAGGATACTTCCAGTTTTCTCTTCTGGTCACATGCTAGAACAAATTGTTCCCAAACTTTCTGGCCACAAACCACTAGATTTCTCATGGAGCCTTACACATAACCATGCTTGTACAGCACCCTGCCCTTAATGATCATATAATTTATGGATTAAAAGCTGATCCACAGTCAAAAAAGACTACTAAGCAAACAGCATGTGCCATCCTTTGCAAATTAACATGCTCTGTAACATTCTTCAGTTCTTAAATCTGATCCCATCATCCACGTTCTGATCCTATTTATTCACTCAGTTTCATGGATAAGCATGAATTCTTTTAACTCCTACTTAACCATCTCTCATtcacaaaatctttttcctgCTATTTACATGATGGCTGAGGCACAGAAGGACTATCAGGGACTGTACATTGCTGCCCACAATTATAAAATGGTTTCCTTAAGAAAAGTAGTTTATTGGTTTCCTTAAAACAAGCCACAGTTAATTTGTTACTTTCCCATACCTAACTCTCAGTTCTGAAACTCAAGAATCTATACCAGTTTTACGAGACTGTTTCCAGCCAGCCAGGTGACTGCATACAGTCCTGAAGAACGCTTAAACAAAGCCACCTGGCAACAGGGGCCATGTGTCTGTATCCACTGTTGGACTACTCTCCAACATTTTATGTCGCTCACAGTTACTTTCTTATTTCAGTAATATGGTTGAATGATCTGAGAAATACAGTTGCATGAACttcacttgtttctttcttacgGTATCGAAAAAGTGACATCCTGTGCTCCCGCAATTCCAGAGCTCCCCTGGAATCTGACCTTTCCCATACTGGTGCTAGAATACTTATAAAACCACTGCCAAAGTCTGCAAAACAACATGGACTGAATAATCGACAACCATAAAACGGTTAGAAGTGTTCTACATACCACATACGTAAACAGGATCAGCTGACTATCCAAGACTGGATAACCATAGAAAGGTTCTCAtggaaaaaatggcaaagtTGCTAGAATAAGGTATGTAGAAGAACTCTGTGTATCACAAGAGATACCACACAACGGACATACAGTCCTGTGGCAGACAGTATGACCCCTTTGTGCAAGAAACTGTCATAAAGTAATCCATAAACTTAGAACATACTGACTTCTTTACAGTAGTTTTCCGTGGCTGTACTTATTtgacaggttaaaaaaaataataataataaaaaagtaattcaaaattcagtaaacaaagaaacatgaaaCATCCAAGGCTCTCTACAGTGCTGAAGCCaagttaaaattcaaaatttgttttttctaaaaaaaaatctcagcacaATCTATACAAGTTATGAAGCATTGCCTGCCCTATATGATAACTATTTCCCCAACTCTGATCCAATCAAAcaattaaattacaaatttgGGGCTGGGTGTGGGGGGTATACACAAGAGTAGAACAGCTCTATGGTCTTGAATTTAGGACTCCTTTCCTCACACTTCAGGCCTCAGaagtacttaaaatatttccattcctCTTCTATGCACCAAATATGTGCTAGTCTACTCTGataacacagtttaaaaattataacTTAATAAATGGACTACAGGCCCCTAAAGTACATGtgaaaagaagagatttttaaaggctgttctggaaaagtgaggaaataatttaagacCTTAGGGAAATCAGGGGGGCTGGTAAGGAGGCATGAATATGTGGGAAAAATAACCCTATAAATTAGATCTGTCTAGGAGGCAGCTTAAGAT
Above is a genomic segment from Ciconia boyciana chromosome 2, ASM3463844v1, whole genome shotgun sequence containing:
- the PALS2 gene encoding protein PALS2 isoform X1; this encodes MQQVLDNLTDLPTSTGAEEIDLIFLKGIMENPIVRSLAKAHERLEDSKLEAVSDNNLELVNEILEDISPLINKDENIAELVGILKEPHFQSLLEAHDIVASKCYDSPPSSPEVNNASVNNQIVPVDAIRILGIHKRAGEPLGVTFRVENNDLVIARILHGGMIDRQGLLHVGDIIKEVNGHEVGNNPKELQELLKNISGSVTLKILPSYRDTVIPQQVFVKCHFDYNPYNDNLIPCKEAGLKFSKGEILQIVNREDPNWWQASHVKEGGSAGLIPSQFLEEKRKAFVRRDWDNSGPFCGTISSKKKKKMMYLTTRNAEFDRHEIQIYEEVAKMPPFQRKTLVLIGAQGVGRRSLKNRFIVLNPTRFGTTVPFTSRKPRDDEKDGQAYRFVSRAEMEMDIKAGRYLEHGEYEGNLYGTKIDSILEVVQTGRTCILDVNPQALKILRTSEFMPYVVFIAAPELETLRAMHKAVVDAGITTKLLTDTDLKKTVDESARIQRAYNHYFDLTIVNDNLDKAFEKLQTAIERLRLEPQWVPISWVY
- the PALS2 gene encoding protein PALS2 isoform X2: MQQVLDNLTDLPTSTGAEEIDLIFLKGIMENPIAHERLEDSKLEAVSDNNLELVNEILEDISPLINKDENIAELVGILKEPHFQSLLEAHDIVASKCYDSPPSSPEVNNASVNNQIVPVDAIRILGIHKRAGEPLGVTFRVENNDLVIARILHGGMIDRQGLLHVGDIIKEVNGHEVGNNPKELQELLKNISGSVTLKILPSYRDTVIPQQVFVKCHFDYNPYNDNLIPCKEAGLKFSKGEILQIVNREDPNWWQASHVKEGGSAGLIPSQFLEEKRKAFVRRDWDNSGPFCGTISSKKKKKMMYLTTRNAEFDRHEIQIYEEVAKMPPFQRKTLVLIGAQGVGRRSLKNRFIVLNPTRFGTTVPFTSRKPRDDEKDGQAYRFVSRAEMEMDIKAGRYLEHGEYEGNLYGTKIDSILEVVQTGRTCILDVNPQALKILRTSEFMPYVVFIAAPELETLRAMHKAVVDAGITTKLLTDTDLKKTVDESARIQRAYNHYFDLTIVNDNLDKAFEKLQTAIERLRLEPQWVPISWVY